From Geovibrio ferrireducens, one genomic window encodes:
- the mdh gene encoding malate dehydrogenase translates to MCFTRPKIALIGGGQIGGVLAQLSALKELGDVVLFDIVEDMPQGKTLDIAEASRVDGFDACLMGTNDYKDIAGANIVIVTAGLPRKPGMSRDDLLTTNANIIKSVAENIKKYAPDSYVIVISNPLDAMVTLMQKVTGFPAERVIGQAGVLDSSRFASFIAWELGVSVKDVNAMVLGGHGDTMVPLVRYANVNGCPVMELLEKKYNDKAKAKEVMVAMVERTKQAGGEVVKLLKTGSAFYSPASSAIQMAEAILKDEKRVLPVCALLKGEYSVDNLYVGVPVVLGKNGVEKIIELDLDAEEQALMDNSVNAVKDLVEAMTRLGFL, encoded by the coding sequence ATGTGCTTTACCAGACCTAAAATAGCCCTCATAGGCGGCGGCCAGATCGGCGGCGTTCTCGCTCAGCTCAGCGCTCTTAAAGAGCTCGGTGATGTTGTTCTCTTCGATATAGTTGAGGACATGCCTCAGGGTAAAACCCTTGATATAGCTGAAGCTTCCAGAGTGGATGGCTTTGATGCATGCCTCATGGGAACAAACGACTACAAAGACATAGCAGGCGCAAACATAGTTATCGTTACCGCAGGCCTCCCCAGAAAACCCGGAATGAGCAGAGACGACCTGCTTACAACAAACGCTAACATCATCAAAAGCGTTGCCGAAAACATCAAAAAATATGCTCCCGATTCATATGTAATAGTTATCTCCAACCCGCTTGACGCTATGGTCACTCTTATGCAGAAAGTGACAGGTTTCCCCGCAGAAAGAGTTATCGGCCAGGCCGGTGTTCTTGACTCCTCAAGGTTTGCTTCCTTCATCGCATGGGAACTCGGCGTATCCGTTAAAGACGTAAACGCCATGGTTCTCGGCGGTCACGGCGACACAATGGTTCCCCTTGTTCGCTATGCAAACGTAAACGGCTGCCCCGTTATGGAGCTCCTTGAGAAAAAATACAACGACAAAGCCAAAGCCAAAGAAGTTATGGTTGCAATGGTTGAAAGAACAAAACAGGCTGGCGGCGAAGTCGTGAAACTTCTTAAAACAGGTTCAGCGTTCTATTCTCCCGCTTCCTCTGCAATCCAGATGGCAGAAGCCATTCTGAAAGATGAGAAAAGAGTTCTGCCCGTATGCGCACTTCTCAAAGGCGAATACAGCGTGGATAACCTCTATGTGGGCGTGCCTGTTGTTCTCGGCAAAAACGGCGTTGAAAAAATTATCGAACTCGATCTTGATGCTGAAGAGCAGGCTCTGATGGATAATTCTGTCAATGCAGTAAAAGATCTTGTTGAGGCTATGACACGCCTCGGTTTCCTTTAG
- the acnB gene encoding bifunctional aconitate hydratase 2/2-methylisocitrate dehydratase, whose protein sequence is MMQDYLKHVEERKAQGIPPLPLSPEFTAEVCKMLENPAKEQADFLKELIVNRVSPGVDPAAEVKAAWLERVAKGAVKCPVITKKDAVFFLGTMLGGYNVKPLVDLLTDAELGADAAEALKQTILIYGSFEDVLALSKSNANAKAVIQSWADAEWFTSKPEFPRSFKLKIFKADGETNTDDFSPAKHAWSRPDIPLHALAMGETSWPQGNATIDKFRAEGFEVGFVGDVVGTGSSRKSACNSVMWKIGQDIPFVPNKRRGGVILGGVIAPIFFNTTEDSGGLPITCDVNSIKTGDLITVDTEKCEVRDEAGKVISTFKLTPSTIKDEYRAGGRLNLIIGRQLTAKARKALGLPESTVFTATVNPVPKKGQGFTLAQKIIGKACGVEGVLPGTACEPVMTTVGSQDTTGPMTRDEITELACLEFQASMFMQSFCHTAAYPKKADVAMHKSLPDFVTLRKGVALRPGDGVIHSWLNRLLLPDTLGTGGDSHTRFPIGLSLPAGSGLVAFAGALGFMPLDVPESVLVKFKGKFNPGITLRDAVNAIPYWAIKQGLLTVPKQNKKNIFNGRILEMEGLPDLTVEQAFELTDATAERSAAGGTIKLSEKSVSGFLRSNIALMKKMIAAGYRHADTLKKRIEDAEKWLANPVLLERDENAEYAAVIEIDLAEITEPILACPNDPDDVKLLSEVAGNKIDEIFIGSCMTNIGHFRAAGKIWEGAAYPKTKIWLTPPTLMDQMQLMEEGYYSIYASVGARTEIPGCSLCMGNQGRVQPKAHVLSTSTRNFPNRIGDESQVYLGSAELTAVTALMGELPTPAEYLMLYKSKIEPKQAEVYKYLEFDKMGDFELSYIERVAF, encoded by the coding sequence ATGATGCAAGACTATCTTAAGCATGTTGAAGAAAGAAAGGCTCAGGGGATACCTCCTCTTCCTCTGTCGCCCGAATTTACCGCAGAAGTGTGTAAAATGCTGGAAAATCCGGCGAAGGAGCAGGCGGATTTCCTTAAGGAACTTATAGTTAACCGTGTTTCTCCCGGTGTTGACCCCGCTGCGGAAGTCAAGGCAGCTTGGCTTGAAAGAGTCGCCAAAGGCGCTGTGAAATGCCCCGTAATCACAAAAAAAGATGCTGTGTTCTTCCTCGGAACAATGCTCGGCGGCTACAACGTAAAACCCCTTGTGGATCTTCTCACTGACGCCGAACTCGGTGCTGATGCCGCCGAAGCTCTTAAACAGACCATACTCATTTACGGCTCTTTTGAAGATGTGCTTGCTCTTTCCAAGTCCAACGCCAATGCCAAGGCTGTTATTCAGTCATGGGCGGATGCTGAGTGGTTCACATCCAAGCCCGAATTTCCCAGATCATTCAAGTTGAAAATATTTAAAGCAGACGGCGAAACAAACACGGACGATTTTTCCCCCGCTAAACACGCGTGGAGCCGTCCGGACATTCCGCTGCATGCTCTCGCCATGGGTGAAACCTCATGGCCTCAGGGGAACGCCACCATTGACAAATTCCGTGCGGAAGGCTTTGAAGTCGGCTTCGTGGGCGATGTTGTGGGTACTGGTTCATCCAGAAAATCCGCATGCAACTCTGTTATGTGGAAAATCGGTCAGGATATACCCTTTGTTCCCAATAAAAGGCGCGGCGGCGTAATACTCGGCGGCGTAATAGCCCCCATTTTCTTCAACACCACTGAGGATTCCGGCGGTCTGCCCATCACCTGCGATGTGAACAGCATCAAAACAGGCGACCTTATAACTGTTGATACAGAAAAATGCGAAGTCAGGGACGAGGCCGGCAAGGTTATTTCCACCTTTAAGCTTACCCCCTCCACTATAAAAGACGAGTACAGGGCGGGCGGACGTCTTAACCTTATAATCGGCCGCCAGCTTACCGCAAAAGCCCGCAAAGCACTCGGTCTTCCTGAAAGCACAGTCTTCACCGCAACGGTAAATCCTGTTCCCAAAAAAGGTCAGGGCTTCACGCTTGCGCAGAAAATTATCGGAAAAGCATGCGGAGTGGAAGGCGTTCTTCCCGGAACCGCTTGCGAGCCCGTAATGACAACTGTCGGCTCTCAGGACACCACCGGACCGATGACAAGGGATGAAATCACAGAGCTTGCCTGCCTTGAGTTTCAGGCGTCTATGTTCATGCAGTCCTTCTGCCACACTGCCGCTTACCCCAAGAAAGCCGATGTGGCTATGCACAAATCTCTCCCCGATTTCGTCACCTTAAGAAAAGGCGTGGCGCTTCGCCCCGGTGACGGTGTTATCCACTCATGGCTTAACAGGCTTCTTCTTCCCGATACTCTGGGAACAGGCGGCGACTCTCACACACGCTTCCCTATAGGGCTTTCTCTCCCTGCGGGCTCAGGTCTTGTCGCTTTTGCGGGCGCTCTCGGCTTTATGCCTCTTGATGTTCCCGAATCCGTGCTTGTGAAGTTCAAGGGCAAGTTCAACCCCGGCATAACTCTCAGGGACGCAGTAAACGCTATCCCCTACTGGGCGATCAAGCAGGGGCTGCTTACTGTTCCCAAGCAGAATAAAAAGAACATTTTCAACGGACGCATTCTTGAGATGGAAGGTCTGCCGGATCTTACAGTTGAGCAGGCGTTTGAACTCACTGATGCTACAGCGGAAAGATCAGCCGCCGGCGGTACGATAAAGCTCAGCGAGAAGTCTGTTTCCGGTTTTCTCAGAAGCAACATAGCGCTGATGAAAAAGATGATTGCGGCAGGGTACAGGCATGCGGACACGCTGAAAAAACGCATTGAGGACGCTGAAAAATGGCTTGCCAATCCCGTTCTTCTTGAAAGAGACGAAAACGCCGAATATGCGGCTGTTATAGAAATCGACCTTGCCGAAATCACTGAGCCGATTCTCGCATGCCCCAACGACCCTGACGATGTTAAGCTTCTCAGCGAAGTCGCGGGGAACAAAATAGATGAGATCTTTATCGGTTCCTGCATGACTAACATAGGTCACTTCCGCGCCGCAGGTAAAATCTGGGAAGGCGCAGCTTATCCCAAAACAAAAATATGGCTCACTCCTCCGACACTTATGGATCAGATGCAGCTTATGGAAGAGGGCTACTACTCAATCTACGCCAGCGTGGGCGCAAGAACGGAGATTCCCGGCTGCTCACTCTGCATGGGCAATCAGGGGCGTGTACAGCCCAAGGCTCATGTTCTTTCAACATCAACAAGGAACTTCCCCAACCGTATAGGGGATGAGTCTCAGGTTTACCTCGGATCTGCGGAACTTACGGCAGTGACCGCTCTTATGGGCGAGCTTCCCACCCCGGCGGAATACCTCATGCTGTATAAAAGCAAAATTGAGCCGAAACAGGCTGAGGTGTACAAATACCTCGAATTCGACAAAATGGGGGATTTTGAACTCTCATACATCGAAAGAGTGGCATTCTAA
- a CDS encoding Crp/Fnr family transcriptional regulator, with protein MAGCICNNFISGYHSHSKACIGSTWIFQNLSPDEKSSLASFAVRKEYKKGEVVFSQGDTADQMFLIKAGLVKISKVSENGSEMILDIRKMGDFMGEQIFWDDFEYPGTAVCVEDSFICTFSKNAFEKLVLSNPNIGLNVVKNLSKHIEFLSSRNCYLLIRDLKEKLYNLLLNIGNEHGTNHSDHFEINIHLSHEELGFLLGAHRVSITKTMKALRKTGLVKKEGKTLYVYRS; from the coding sequence ATGGCAGGTTGTATTTGCAACAATTTTATTTCCGGTTACCACAGTCACAGTAAAGCATGTATCGGCAGCACATGGATTTTTCAGAATCTCTCTCCTGATGAGAAATCCTCTCTCGCTTCCTTCGCCGTGAGAAAGGAGTACAAAAAGGGCGAAGTCGTTTTTTCTCAGGGGGATACTGCGGATCAGATGTTCCTGATTAAAGCCGGGCTCGTGAAGATCTCCAAGGTCTCTGAAAACGGCAGTGAGATGATACTTGATATAAGAAAAATGGGTGACTTCATGGGTGAGCAGATATTCTGGGACGATTTTGAGTACCCCGGAACGGCGGTCTGTGTGGAAGACTCGTTCATATGCACTTTTTCAAAGAACGCTTTTGAAAAGCTGGTGCTGAGTAACCCTAACATCGGGCTTAATGTTGTTAAAAACCTCAGCAAGCATATCGAATTTCTAAGCTCAAGAAACTGCTATCTGCTGATCAGGGATTTGAAGGAGAAGCTTTACAACCTGCTTCTGAATATAGGAAACGAGCACGGAACAAATCACAGTGATCATTTTGAGATCAATATACATCTCAGCCACGAAGAGCTTGGATTTCTGCTCGGCGCTCACCGTGTAAGCATTACCAAAACAATGAAAGCTTTGAGAAAAACAGGATTGGTTAAAAAAGAAGGTAAAACTCTTTATGTTTACCGAAGTTAA
- a CDS encoding carboxypeptidase-like regulatory domain-containing protein has protein sequence MFKLKAFILIVAALFIFSSDVYAAQYPIAGKVVNTAGEPIEKITVKLINAKDNSVAASAMTDKNGNYTFKNIMSGTKYFVQTDKSADGKYIRGGLRMSVEAGINTASLRNIQLSGRPGDKAEYVGNKICMDCHMDMDKSHDMASGHSASAHMRIIMPGQKDVIEPMSGWGADNDPLGKKTGVSASPPDGSDNDPVPVTACTKKGIKGFAFGGNGKNPCVTGVFIPIAATVGGQGDKYIMPGTDEMHTNVGVFKQHYLAKLKDVPATSSWEMYPYPGADKDFIMLPLYVAQSGTDSPKFKPFRAVRAGGAAKAVQNDAVQAFRAKGTGNLRNAWVDQGQQYSQACAGCHVLGIKIKTGGEKGVYTSEFDFLEFGVGCENCHGPGSQHTEDPGKSKHIINPAALTATDEREICARCHGLALPASASPANALLYPWNDKYAGSVGHGNFIAGIHKLADFMPGWENGKGFFSWDGVHGRHHKQQSYEFELSVHVNNTTRPLTCTACHSSHSLYQGPENRREMSIDGKEYNYRNTKFNNNTVCLACHAESGSFASLSKNDIALLSAGYGQPTFLNGDAKPLYEVGAAGIGKAQNKTAAAVIKHMKDKAGMVTAAYNPLDESNPVGRCQSCHMPNTGMMGDYTYDDDKTNSSRAMIEGDVVSHVGDVVCPADVYSMFRGVEEKKAAPLTRWSSVMPTSCGKCHKSSRYYLK, from the coding sequence ATGTTCAAACTGAAAGCTTTCATTCTGATCGTAGCAGCACTTTTTATTTTTTCATCTGACGTTTACGCGGCACAGTACCCCATAGCGGGCAAAGTGGTCAACACAGCGGGAGAGCCTATTGAAAAAATCACAGTAAAGCTGATTAATGCCAAAGATAACTCCGTTGCTGCCTCAGCAATGACAGACAAAAACGGAAACTACACCTTCAAAAATATTATGTCCGGAACAAAGTACTTTGTACAGACAGACAAATCCGCAGACGGCAAATACATACGCGGCGGGCTGAGAATGTCGGTGGAAGCCGGAATAAACACCGCTTCCCTCAGAAACATTCAGCTTTCCGGCAGACCGGGTGACAAGGCGGAATATGTGGGAAATAAAATCTGCATGGATTGCCATATGGACATGGATAAAAGCCACGATATGGCATCCGGTCACTCAGCATCCGCACATATGCGAATCATAATGCCCGGTCAGAAAGATGTCATTGAACCAATGAGCGGCTGGGGAGCGGATAATGATCCGCTCGGTAAAAAAACAGGCGTTTCGGCATCTCCCCCTGACGGCAGCGACAATGACCCTGTGCCGGTAACCGCATGTACCAAAAAAGGAATCAAAGGCTTCGCGTTCGGCGGAAATGGAAAGAACCCTTGTGTTACAGGTGTTTTTATACCCATAGCCGCCACAGTCGGCGGACAGGGTGATAAATACATTATGCCCGGGACAGACGAGATGCACACGAATGTAGGAGTATTCAAACAGCACTATCTCGCCAAACTCAAGGATGTTCCGGCTACCTCCAGCTGGGAAATGTATCCTTATCCGGGCGCAGATAAGGATTTTATAATGCTTCCGCTTTATGTGGCTCAGTCTGGAACTGATTCACCGAAATTCAAGCCCTTCCGCGCAGTACGTGCCGGCGGTGCGGCCAAAGCAGTCCAGAACGACGCTGTACAAGCCTTCCGTGCCAAAGGAACAGGCAATCTCCGGAACGCATGGGTTGATCAGGGGCAGCAGTATTCACAGGCATGTGCGGGGTGCCATGTTCTCGGCATTAAGATAAAAACCGGCGGGGAAAAAGGGGTCTACACCTCCGAATTTGACTTCCTTGAATTCGGTGTCGGCTGCGAAAACTGTCACGGACCCGGCTCACAGCACACTGAAGATCCCGGAAAAAGCAAACACATAATCAATCCCGCAGCACTCACTGCAACTGATGAAAGAGAGATATGCGCCCGCTGCCACGGACTCGCTCTGCCCGCCAGCGCCAGCCCCGCCAATGCTCTCCTTTATCCGTGGAATGATAAATACGCAGGTTCCGTGGGTCACGGCAACTTCATAGCCGGAATCCATAAGCTCGCTGATTTTATGCCCGGGTGGGAAAACGGAAAAGGTTTCTTCAGCTGGGACGGAGTGCACGGCAGACACCACAAGCAGCAGTCATATGAGTTTGAGCTCTCCGTACATGTAAACAACACAACCAGACCTCTGACATGCACAGCCTGTCACTCCTCGCACAGTCTCTATCAGGGACCTGAAAACAGACGGGAAATGTCAATAGACGGAAAGGAATATAACTATCGCAACACCAAATTTAATAATAATACGGTATGCCTCGCCTGTCATGCGGAATCAGGCAGCTTTGCATCCCTCTCCAAAAATGACATTGCCCTGCTCAGCGCAGGATACGGTCAGCCCACGTTCCTAAACGGTGATGCCAAGCCTCTCTACGAAGTCGGCGCAGCAGGAATAGGCAAGGCGCAGAACAAGACTGCCGCAGCGGTAATCAAACATATGAAGGATAAGGCAGGCATGGTCACTGCCGCCTATAACCCTTTAGATGAGTCCAATCCTGTGGGCAGATGCCAGAGCTGTCACATGCCGAATACGGGTATGATGGGCGACTATACTTATGATGATGATAAGACGAACTCCTCAAGAGCAATGATTGAGGGAGATGTCGTGTCTCATGTGGGTGATGTGGTGTGTCCTGCCGATGTGTATTCCATGTTCAGAGGAGTGGAAGAGAAAAAGGCCGCACCTCTCACGAGATGGAGCAGTGTAATGCCAACCTCATGCGGTAAATGCCATAAAAGCAGCCGTTATTATCTTAAATAA
- a CDS encoding helix-turn-helix domain-containing protein has protein sequence MVYRELEWEEKSIKEELAKIPHGFLSVSQAAEILQVNPLTVKRWIWRVELPAWNTRTDGKGHWRIAKQSIAEFVQKRNSMNIDFY, from the coding sequence ATGGTGTACAGGGAGCTTGAGTGGGAGGAAAAAAGTATAAAAGAGGAACTGGCGAAGATACCGCACGGTTTTTTATCTGTGTCACAGGCGGCTGAGATTCTTCAGGTGAACCCCCTTACTGTTAAAAGATGGATCTGGCGGGTGGAGCTTCCTGCTTGGAATACACGGACAGATGGCAAGGGGCACTGGCGCATAGCGAAACAGAGCATAGCGGAGTTTGTGCAGAAAAGGAATTCAATGAATATAGATTTTTACTGA
- a CDS encoding helix-turn-helix domain-containing protein, which produces MDLAERLKTLRRHFKISQSDIGDILSVRQQAVSHYEKSGNIDAAKLEVLADHFGLDIKFFYEKAPLEYYLNSNRQAVRQLSASGGPVVPAGWDSLLERISRLSYANIKNIEKVIVPLVEVFEGSKE; this is translated from the coding sequence ATGGATTTAGCAGAAAGATTAAAAACCCTCAGAAGACATTTCAAGATTTCCCAGTCCGATATTGGAGACATACTCTCAGTGCGTCAGCAGGCTGTATCTCACTATGAAAAGTCCGGCAATATCGATGCCGCGAAGCTTGAGGTGCTGGCAGACCACTTCGGTCTGGATATAAAGTTTTTTTACGAAAAAGCGCCTCTGGAGTACTATCTCAACTCCAACAGACAGGCAGTCCGCCAGCTTTCAGCCTCCGGCGGCCCTGTTGTACCCGCAGGCTGGGACAGTCTTCTGGAACGGATAAGCCGCCTGAGCTACGCCAATATAAAAAACATAGAAAAAGTTATAGTACCTTTGGTGGAAGTCTTTGAGGGTTCAAAAGAATAA
- a CDS encoding S8 family peptidase, which produces MGNIFKNPILFMEFSENFVKTRPASGVPLKPRTSGHPPLSRGTIVRMMEEGFGFYRNFEYNRGLPVVEKFVLRENSLAKSLRYSFLETAKISLIGSVGQSGFLFPVADDSELSRICTVLRFSRSKSLEASLTHIESIGGFYPNEKLELSRSFVQKAVFDKSPGRLIRLRCFPFHDTAEKVACFLNNLGASSVRVHPFVTDSVFIEAYLSDYKPKLTAILNHSYISEVSEPETVEITEHYLRHEDLFADCVMEKSAGTAYPAVGIIDSGVAENSFLRRWETGRELFVEPAFLDTAHGTFVTGRALASGECFGGTEFLDVTVMPGRAGTPPDLARLAEILRIVIPKYRNKIKIWNLSLGTNIRAGENISLFAYLLDCIQREQDVLFVLPAGNCFPLRTWSTDELQTDDLITVPAESLLALTIGSVSHMDTNLTPLHSPSLFTRRGRGAFSSVKPELVYYGGTHELKFGRSIPKGVFSIGKNNEIAEDTGTSHAAPVIAGIAAKLYQLLGRAASVDAVKALIIHKAYGGFGDGIYTGWGLPETPEEMMRTDDGTITIIHTGTYEKGSHIETQPVPVPPEMMLNGRLTGTVRITLSYRPPVSISFSGYYTCMNLRASLGFYKNGRWTGLITDKDMKFAPEEAKSRADFLWLPLKDYQAELNTACASDKLFLRISASRRDFWKETSAVPYAAVISFICGSKQNYPRFKKIMEENTDDFSFLGI; this is translated from the coding sequence ATGGGGAACATCTTCAAAAACCCCATACTATTCATGGAGTTTTCTGAAAACTTTGTAAAAACACGCCCTGCCTCCGGTGTTCCTCTTAAGCCGAGAACATCCGGGCATCCGCCCCTGAGCAGGGGAACCATTGTCCGTATGATGGAGGAAGGGTTCGGTTTTTACAGAAATTTTGAGTACAACAGGGGTCTGCCTGTTGTGGAAAAGTTTGTGCTGCGGGAAAACTCACTGGCAAAATCCCTTCGCTACAGTTTTCTGGAAACAGCAAAAATCTCTCTCATAGGCTCAGTCGGGCAGTCAGGCTTCCTTTTCCCTGTTGCGGATGATTCCGAACTTTCGAGAATATGCACTGTGCTCCGGTTCAGCAGGAGCAAATCCCTTGAGGCGTCCCTTACCCATATTGAAAGCATCGGCGGATTTTACCCGAACGAAAAGCTGGAGCTTTCCCGCAGCTTTGTTCAGAAGGCGGTATTTGACAAATCTCCCGGCAGGCTTATACGCCTGCGATGCTTCCCTTTCCATGACACAGCGGAAAAAGTCGCCTGTTTCCTCAATAATCTCGGTGCTTCCTCCGTGAGGGTACACCCCTTCGTAACCGATTCGGTCTTCATAGAGGCATACCTCAGCGACTACAAACCCAAACTCACCGCCATACTGAACCACAGCTATATAAGCGAGGTTTCTGAACCGGAAACTGTCGAAATAACAGAGCATTACCTGCGCCATGAAGATCTGTTTGCAGACTGCGTAATGGAAAAATCCGCCGGCACGGCATATCCGGCTGTGGGGATAATAGATTCCGGCGTAGCGGAAAATTCCTTTCTGCGCAGGTGGGAAACCGGACGTGAGCTTTTTGTGGAGCCTGCGTTTCTGGACACAGCCCACGGAACCTTCGTAACCGGACGCGCCCTTGCCAGCGGGGAATGTTTCGGCGGCACGGAATTTCTTGATGTAACCGTTATGCCGGGACGGGCGGGTACTCCGCCGGATCTGGCACGGCTTGCAGAAATACTGCGCATTGTGATCCCCAAATACAGGAATAAGATAAAAATATGGAACCTCTCTCTGGGGACGAACATACGGGCAGGAGAGAACATCAGCCTGTTTGCCTATCTGCTGGACTGTATTCAGCGGGAGCAGGATGTGCTGTTTGTGCTGCCTGCCGGCAACTGCTTCCCTCTGCGCACATGGAGTACGGATGAACTGCAGACGGATGATTTAATCACCGTCCCCGCGGAGAGCCTGCTGGCACTCACAATAGGCTCCGTAAGTCATATGGACACCAACCTCACGCCGCTTCACAGCCCTTCCCTCTTCACACGCAGGGGCAGGGGAGCCTTCTCCTCCGTGAAGCCTGAGCTTGTGTATTACGGAGGAACCCATGAACTGAAATTCGGACGCAGCATACCCAAAGGCGTTTTCTCGATAGGGAAGAATAATGAAATTGCGGAAGATACGGGAACAAGCCATGCAGCCCCCGTCATAGCCGGGATTGCTGCAAAGCTTTATCAGCTTCTGGGCAGGGCGGCCAGTGTGGATGCGGTAAAAGCGCTGATTATACACAAGGCATACGGCGGTTTCGGCGACGGCATATACACAGGCTGGGGGCTGCCGGAAACACCGGAAGAGATGATGAGAACTGACGATGGCACAATTACCATAATACACACAGGAACATACGAAAAAGGCAGCCACATTGAGACCCAACCTGTCCCCGTACCCCCGGAGATGATGCTGAACGGCCGCCTTACCGGAACAGTGCGAATCACCCTTTCCTACCGGCCTCCGGTGAGCATTAGCTTCTCAGGCTATTATACATGCATGAACCTGCGGGCATCCCTCGGCTTCTACAAAAACGGCAGATGGACAGGCCTCATAACTGACAAGGATATGAAATTCGCTCCGGAGGAGGCGAAAAGCAGGGCTGATTTTCTCTGGCTGCCGCTGAAGGACTATCAGGCCGAGCTGAACACAGCCTGTGCTTCTGACAAACTGTTCCTGAGAATATCAGCATCAAGGCGCGATTTCTGGAAAGAGACCTCAGCCGTTCCTTATGCCGCTGTGATCTCTTTCATATGCGGCAGCAAGCAGAATTACCCCAGGTTTAAAAAAATCATGGAAGAGAACACTGACGATTTTTCATTTTTAGGGATATAA
- a CDS encoding response regulator transcription factor has product MVKDLSNLSILYVEDESVTRMAVTRVLQKRVGSIYPAKDGKEGLSMFLEHRPDMVLTDLQMPVMDGWEMISEIRKVAPSVPIIVISAYEYDNSDCTVSDSIVKPVIKDTLFEKIEHCSK; this is encoded by the coding sequence ATGGTAAAAGACTTATCAAACCTGAGCATACTTTATGTCGAAGATGAATCCGTCACAAGGATGGCGGTTACCCGTGTCCTGCAAAAGCGTGTGGGGAGTATCTACCCCGCCAAGGACGGAAAAGAGGGGCTCTCCATGTTTCTGGAGCACAGGCCGGATATGGTGCTGACAGATCTCCAGATGCCCGTTATGGACGGCTGGGAAATGATTTCGGAGATACGCAAGGTTGCTCCGTCCGTGCCCATTATTGTCATATCCGCCTATGAGTACGACAACAGTGACTGCACCGTGAGCGATTCCATAGTCAAACCTGTTATCAAAGACACTCTCTTCGAAAAAATCGAGCACTGTTCAAAATAA